Proteins encoded together in one Deinococcus irradiatisoli window:
- a CDS encoding ABC transporter substrate-binding protein, giving the protein MKRIYLAALLGALLLAPAVQARSFADIRASGTLRLATSADFEPFNYMKGDQFAGFEVDLGNLLAKQLGLKAVWVKDNFDSLLDDFSSKNYDVVIASHAITSTRAQIVDFTQPHYCTGGVALAQPGGPLTSKAMANKVLGAESGSTYMGYIKKLPFDKQLKVYANSGEAIQAVATGNVSAVVTDKFAALQALKTYNKAKLVMGDLLWRESIGMAVEKNNTDLRQALNAALGKLLKDGQYNKLSQSYFGQDVRC; this is encoded by the coding sequence CGCCTTGCTGGGTGCGCTGCTGCTCGCTCCAGCGGTTCAGGCCCGCAGCTTCGCCGATATCCGCGCCAGCGGCACCCTCAGGCTGGCCACCAGCGCCGATTTCGAGCCGTTCAACTACATGAAAGGTGACCAGTTCGCCGGGTTCGAGGTCGATCTGGGCAACCTGCTCGCCAAGCAGCTCGGCCTCAAGGCCGTGTGGGTCAAAGACAACTTCGATTCGCTGCTCGACGACTTTTCCAGCAAGAACTACGACGTGGTGATCGCCTCGCACGCCATCACCTCCACCCGCGCCCAGATCGTCGATTTCACCCAGCCGCACTACTGCACCGGCGGGGTGGCGCTGGCCCAGCCCGGCGGTCCCCTCACCAGCAAGGCGATGGCGAACAAGGTGCTGGGGGCCGAGTCAGGCAGCACCTACATGGGCTACATCAAGAAGCTGCCCTTCGACAAGCAGCTCAAGGTCTACGCCAACTCGGGCGAGGCGATTCAGGCGGTCGCCACCGGCAATGTCAGCGCCGTGGTCACCGACAAGTTCGCGGCCCTGCAGGCGCTGAAAACCTACAACAAGGCCAAGCTGGTGATGGGCGACTTGCTGTGGCGCGAGAGCATCGGCATGGCGGTGGAGAAAAACAACACCGACCTGCGTCAGGCGCTCAACGCGGCTCTGGGCAAGCTGCTCAAGGACGGCCAGTACAACAAGCTCTCCCAGAGCTACTTCGGGCAGGACGTGCGCTGCTGA
- a CDS encoding DUF4384 domain-containing protein yields the protein MKKFLLLPAALMLSGALAAPKISAQSIIVNPAQPDLGVKVWTDKNPDGTKVPDYKVGEKIVLNVSTTQDAYVYLFNVDGSGKVDQLLPNRFASGANFVKANTVKSFPAAGDAFTFDISGPAGLNKVLALASKTELDLGDLSKFASQQDQLATVNAKGQQQLAQALSIVVNPIPQNSWVSDTAFYNVVTQQQAQTGNVFVGTNVPGAVVYLNGQRLGDANQTFSAVRPGSYPLRVSAPGFRDYTTTITVRANATTNVNVEFSVVTTPAPPVSNTAPVNIRSSINGALIFVDGRQVGTIQNGGLDLNLTRGGHEIVLIAPGYNTFVNTYNVTQGGTITITPKR from the coding sequence ATGAAAAAGTTTCTTCTTCTGCCGGCGGCCCTGATGCTCAGCGGCGCTTTGGCGGCCCCCAAGATCAGCGCCCAGAGCATTATTGTCAACCCGGCGCAGCCGGACCTCGGCGTCAAGGTCTGGACCGACAAGAACCCCGACGGTACCAAAGTGCCCGACTACAAGGTCGGCGAAAAAATCGTTCTGAACGTCAGCACCACCCAGGACGCATACGTGTACCTCTTCAACGTGGACGGCAGCGGCAAGGTGGACCAGCTCCTGCCCAACCGCTTTGCCAGCGGCGCCAACTTCGTCAAGGCCAACACCGTCAAGTCGTTCCCGGCGGCCGGTGACGCCTTTACCTTCGACATCTCCGGCCCGGCGGGTCTGAACAAGGTGCTGGCGCTCGCCAGCAAAACCGAACTCGACCTCGGCGACCTGAGCAAGTTCGCCAGCCAGCAAGACCAGCTCGCCACCGTGAATGCTAAGGGCCAGCAGCAGCTCGCCCAGGCGCTCTCGATCGTGGTGAACCCGATTCCCCAGAACAGCTGGGTGAGTGACACCGCCTTCTACAACGTGGTGACCCAGCAGCAGGCCCAGACCGGCAACGTGTTCGTTGGCACCAACGTGCCCGGCGCGGTGGTCTACCTCAACGGCCAGCGTCTGGGCGACGCCAACCAGACCTTCAGCGCCGTGCGTCCCGGCAGCTACCCGCTGCGCGTCTCGGCCCCCGGCTTCCGCGACTACACCACCACCATCACGGTGCGCGCCAACGCCACCACCAACGTGAACGTCGAGTTCAGCGTGGTGACCACCCCCGCGCCGCCGGTGAGCAACACCGCGCCGGTCAACATCCGCAGCAGCATCAACGGCGCGCTGATCTTCGTGGACGGCCGTCAGGTCGGCACCATCCAGAACGGCGGCCTCGATCTGAACCTGACGCGCGGCGGGCACGAAATCGTGCTGATCGCGCCCGGCTACAACACCTTCGTCAACACCTACAACGTGACGCAGGGCGGCACCATCACCATCACCCCCAAGCGCTGA